A window of the Cannabis sativa cultivar Pink pepper isolate KNU-18-1 chromosome X, ASM2916894v1, whole genome shotgun sequence genome harbors these coding sequences:
- the LOC115701483 gene encoding uncharacterized TPR repeat-containing protein At1g05150, translating into MATRGSRSEKVKRIFQQFDTNQDGGLNREEMAALVVAVNPRVKFSDEQINAILDEVFRTYGEFIDGEKGLTYEGLLRTYDDGAGDVDRDFDALGLELNFDESKGVSIASEASSSSIIDERVVESQKKQRTAAWAVSPNHGIVFDDTWKIVDDLEILIKRLKAKQAKDGKLKADNFDAYSDAGWSRELGPSAEIAEKRVFWEESGHDYAVFVKDLGVLRTRADGARSREEAFDGHMAIGRVLYEHQLFKEALVSFKRACELQPIDVRPHFRAGNCLYVLCKYKEAKEEFLLALEAAETGGNQWAYLLPQIYVNLGIALEGEGMVLSACEYYREAAILCPTHFRALKLLGSALFGVGEYRAAVKALEEAIFMKPDYADAHCDLASALHAINEDERAIEVFQKAIDLKPGHVDALYNLGGLYMDMGRFPRASEMYTRVLAVWPNHWRAQLNKAVSLLGAGETEEARKALKDALKMTNRVELHDAISHLKQLQKKKMKPNGAANGEGDFVIVEPSKFKTVGERTTLRQELSTALEIRAFQKITRLSRCDVELLKKEMSDKDVPLSYSGGGVPERSIRKPNLEEILRRLLNFLKPETFQGAVKAINERLLSCLDDTGTGRVDLGMFYAVLAPICSGPPEKRKRIAFDALLWRPVNEGGSQLRKVDATRYIKLLRSIYLPSYGSSEIMEFHGETDASMVSFSEFLSMFDDADWGFGIMSTLLKLEAGDRNRHGNHICSVCRYPIIGSRFKEMKAHFSLCNQCYSEGKVPSASKQEEYKFKEYGSETEVMKDKCMCFTLHSNNDS; encoded by the coding sequence ATGGCGACAAGAGGTAGTAGATCAGAGAAGGTGAAGAGGATTTTTCAGCAATTTGATACGAACCAAGATGGAGGGCTTAATAGGGAAGAGATGGCTGCACTTGTTGTTGCTGTAAACCCTAGGGTCAAATTCAGCGATGAGCAGATCAATGCCATTCTTGACGAGGTGTTTCGGACCTATGGTGAGTTTATTGATGGAGAGAAGGGCCTCACTTATGAGGGACTCTTGCGAACATACGACGATGGTGCTGGTGATGTTGACCGTGACTTCGACGCGCTTGGGCTTGAGCTCAATTTTGACGAGTCCAAAGGGGTTTCGATTGCGTCTGAGGCCTCGTCCTCTTCGATAATTGACGAACGGGTTGTGGAGTCGCAGAAGAAGCAGAGGACGGCGGCCTGGGCGGTGTCGCCGAATCACGGCATCGTGTTCGACGATACGTGGAAGATTGTGGACGATTTGGAGATTTTGATAAAGAGATTGAAGGCCAAGCAGGCCAAGGATGGGAAATTGAAAGCGGACAACTTCGACGCGTATTCTGATGCGGGCTGGTCCAGGGAATTGGGACCTTCTGCTGAGATTGCGGAGAAGAGAGTGTTTTGGGAAGAGTCTGGGCATGACTATGCTGTCTTTGTTAAGGACTTGGGTGTTTTGAGGACCAGAGCTGATGGAGCCAGGTCGAGGGAAGAAGCTTTTGATGGGCACATGGCGATTGGGAGGGTCTTGTATGAGCATCAGTTGTTCAAGGAGGCTCTAGTGAGCTTCAAGAGGGCTTGTGAGTTGCAACCAATCGATGTTAGGCCACATTTTAGAGCTGGGAATTGCTTGTATGTTCTGTGCAAGTATAAGGAGGCAAAAGAGGAGTTCTTGTTGGCACTCGAGGCTGCTGAGACAGGTGGAAACCAGTGGGCATATTTGCTTCCTCAGATTTACGTTAATCTTGGGATTGCGCTTGAAGGTGAAGGTATGGTTTTAAGTGCTTGTGAGTATTATAGGGAAGCTGCAATTCTTTGTCCAACACATTTTAGAGCATTGAAACTCTTGGGTAGTGCTCTTTTTGGGGTTGGAGAGTATAGGGCGGCCGTGAAGGCCTTGGAAGAGGCAATATTTATGAAACCAGACTATGCCGATGCGCATTGTGATTTGGCTTCTGCTTTGCATGCCATCAATGAGGATGAGAGGGCAATTGAGGTGTTTCAGAAGGCCATTGATTTAAAGCCCGGTCATGTGGATGCCTTGTACAATTTGGGTGGGCTGTACATGGATATGGGTAGGTTTCCGAGAGCTTCCGAGATGTATACTAGGGTTTTAGCTGTATGGCCAAACCATTGGCGGGCACAGCTCAACAAGGCTGTGTCCTTGTTGGGAGCTGGGGAAACTGAGGAGGCTAGAAAGGCTTTGAAGGATGCATTAAAAATGACAAACAGGGTTGAATTGCATGATGCAATATCTCATTTGAAGCAGCtgcagaagaagaagatgaagccaAACGGGGCAGCAAATGGAGAAGGGGATTTTGTCATTGTGGAACCCTCAAAATTTAAGACTGTTGGGGAGAGGACGACCTTGAGGCAGGAGTTATCCACTGCCCTTGAGATTAGAGCTTTTCAAAAGATCACCAGATTGAGTCGCTGTGATGTGGAGCTCCTGAAGAAGGAAATGAGTGATAAAGATGTGCCATTGTCCTATTCTGGTGGTGGTGTTCCTGAGAGATCCATACGCAAGCCCAACTTGGAAGAAATACTTCGCAGATTATTGAATTTTCTAAAGCCTGAGACCTTTCAGGGGGCTGTTAAAGCCATAAACGAAAGATTACTATCTTGCTTGGATGATACGGGCACAGGCAGGGTGGATTTAGGCATGTTCTATGCTGTTTTAGCTCCCATTTGCAGCGGCCCTCCAGAAAAGCGTAAACGAATTGCTTTCGATGCGCTTTTGTGGCGTCCTGTGAATGAAGGTGGTTCTCAGCTAAGAAAAGTAGATGCTACTAGATACATCAAATTGCTAAGGTCTATCTATCTTCCTTCTTATGGATCAAGTGAAATTATGGAATTCCACGGAGAAACAGATGCTTCAATGGTGTCTTTCTCAGAGTTCCTTTCCATGTTTGACGATGCAGATTGGGGTTTTGGTATAATGTCAACATTGTTGAAGCTTGAAGCTGGGGACAGAAACCGCCATGGTAACCATATCTGCTCTGTTTGCCGCTATCCGATTATTGGTTCTCGTTTCAAAGAGATGAAGGCTCATTTTAGCTTATGTAATCAATGCTACAGTGAGGGGAAGGTGCCTTCTGCTTCTAAGCAAGAAGAGTACAAATTCAAAGAATACGGAAGTGAGACCGAAGTAATGAAAGATAAATGCATGTGTTTTACTCTGCATTCCAATAACGACTCATAG